The sequence ACAGCCTAGCCAGGCAGAGCGAGCAAAACTCGACGGCATCATACACTTCGAGCGGCGGCAGCTGCTGGCAGACCTGCGAAACGGTCGCCCGGACGTGATTCTCGTGGATTCCTATCTGCAGGGGAAGGTCCCGTTCGATTGGCTGGCTTGGGCCAAAGCAGATCCAGAGCTCGATATGGAGTTGCGTCGGTATCGTGAGGCTGAGGACGTCGGCCGCGTTCGGATATTCTTCGACCAATCGCGGCCGGAGCGATGATCCATTTTGTCGGCGCAAGCGCAGGAAGGCGGGGAGCAGCCTCCAGCCGTCATGATGCTGTCATGCCAGTGCTTTGCCCGACGCCTCAAGTAGAATTCGCAAAATCAGCAGTGCTTTCGCTTTTCGCACCAAGTCATTGAAAAACCTCACCCCGCCTACTGTGCATGGGGTTGTTTTCAGGGTTTTGGTTTGAACGCCTTCGCCGCCCGTTCCTCGACGGCGTTCGCGCCGTCACCCGGCGCTGGCGATGCGGCCGTCCCCCGACCCTGCGCGCAGGTTCTGGAAGAACTTCTCCACCTCGCGCGAGAGCGTGTCCGCCGTCTCCGTCAGGCTGCTCGCAGCCGTCAGCACGGAGGATGCCGCGGTGTCGGTCTCGCCGATGGCGTCGCGCAGCGAGGTGATGTTGGCGACCAGGGTCTCGTTGCCTTGCGCGGCGCTTTGCGCGTTGGAGGAGATCTCGCGCGTCGCCTGGTCCTGCTGGCCGATGGCGCCGGCAATAGCCGAGGTGACCTCGTTGATCTCGCGCACCGCCCCGCCGATCTCGCGGACGGCGTCGACCGCGTTGCGGGTCGATGCCTGGATCATCGAGACGTTCTCGCCGATCTCGGCGGTGGCCTTGGCGGTCTGGCCCGCCAGCGCCTTCACCTCATGGGCGACGACGGCAAAGCCGCGGCCGGCGTCTCCGGCGCGCGCGGCTTCGATGGTGGCGTTGAGCGCGAGCAGATTGGTCTGCTCGGCGATCGCCTGGATCAGGTTGAGCACGCCATCGATGCGTTGTGTCGCCGCGGCGAGGCTCTCGATCTCGGAGATCGACTTCTCGGTCCGCTGGCCGGTCTGCTCGACGGCACCGGCGCTCTGTCGCACCTGGCGGCCGATCTCTTCGACTGAGGCGGACAGCTCCTCGGCCGCACCCGCCACCGCGGTGACGTTGTGCGAGGCCTGCTCGGTGGCGTTCGCCGCCATGCCGGCGCGATTGTTCGCATCAGCCGTGACGCGCGTGATGGTCTGCGCGGTCTCGCGCATGGTGGAAGCGTTCTCGCTGAGGCCGCGCATGATGGCGCCGATCGCCTCGCGGAAGGCTTCGACGGATGTTTCGATATGGCGGGCGCGCTCCTCGCGCGCGGCGGAATCGTTCGAGACCTGCGAGGCGAGATTGCGGTTGCGGCCCATCGCCTCCTGGAACACCTCGATCGCGCGCGCCAGCGCGCCAATCTCGTCGGCGCGGCGGCTATAGGGCACCACGACGTCCTCGGTGCCGTCGGCGACCTGCTTGATGGTCGCGGTGATGGCGGAGAGCGGCCGAGCGATCGAGCGGGCTATGATGACGATGCCGATCACGACCAGGGCGAGCGCCAAGCCGCCGAGGCAGGTCAGCACGAAGGACAGCGTGCGATTGGTCTCGGTCTGCTGGGCGATCTGCTTGGCGCGTTCGGCGTAGACCTTGGAGAGGGCTTCGAGGTCCTTGTTCAGCGCCGAACGCACGCTGCGATTGGCGTCGTTGTCGCCCCATTCGCGCCCCGCGGCCGCGTTGATTTCGATGCCGCGACGCACCAGCTCCTTGCGGAATTCGACGAACTGCTCGATGCGCTTCTTGAACGTGGCGAACTGCTCGGCGTCATCGGCCTTGACGATGGTCTCCCAGCGCTTGACGACATCGAGGATCTGCGCGTTGAACTTGAGAAGGCCCTCGCCATATTTCTTCACCACGGCCGGCTCGGTCGACATGTAAATGCCGCGCGATTCCATCACGACCGCATAGACCAGCGAGTTGACCCGCTCGACGTTCAGCGCGGCGGCATTCGCCGTCTCGGTCGCGCTGATCAAATCGGCGTTGCGGCGGCTGTTGTAGTCGGACAGCATCGCGATCGCCGCCGTGAGCAGCGCGAACAGCGCGAAGATTGCATAGAGCTTGGTCGCAAGCGTGAAGCGGCCGGCGAGGCCAGCGGCATTCCCGGATCGGTCAGATGGCATGGTGTTCAAGGAGCCCGAGATGGCCTGGAGCGGCCGGTGAGCAGTTGGTACAAATCGATGCAAAATCATGCAGAACGAAGATGGATGCGCCGTTAACGGGCACGGTTTGGTCCTTCGCCCTTAGTCGAAAGAAAGGTAAGATATTTCAGCGTCTTGATCTGAAGGTATAGTCTTGAGATCGCGCTGGACTCGGCCGTTGGCCGACGAACCCCGGAGAGGCTCTTGGTCTATCGCCACACCATCGACGCCACGAGCTATGCGTTCCTGGATTTGCGCGACCTCCTTGCCAAGGCGACGCCGCCACGCTCTGGCGACCGGCTGGCCGGGATCGCCGCCGCCAGCGCCGAGCAGATGATCGCGGCGCGGATGGCACTCGCCGATGTCCCGCTCGGCCGGTTCCTCCAGGAAGCGGTCATTCCCTATGAGATCGACGAGGTCACCCGCCTCGTCATCGACAGCCACGACGCCAAGGCATTTGCGCCGGTGGCCTCGCTCACGGTCGGCGCCTTCCGCGACTGGCTGTTGTCGGATGCCGCGACGCCCGACGCGCTGAAGAAGCTCTCGCCCGGCCTCACCCCGGAAATGGCAGCCGCGGTCGCGAAGCTGATGCGCAACCAGGACCTGATTCTGGCGGCGCGCAAATGCGAGGTCACCACCGCCTTCCGCAACACCATCGGGCTGAAGGGGCGGCTGAGCACACGCCTGCAGCCCAACCATCCCTTCGACGATGCCCGGGGCATCACCGCCTCGATCCTCGACGGCATCCTGCTGGGCGCCGGCGACGCCTGTATCGGCATCAATCCCGCAAGCGACGATCCCGCAATCATCGGGCAATTGCTGCGGCTGCTCGACGAGATCATCGGGCGGCTGAACATCCCGGCGCAGGGCTGCGTGCTGACCCATGTCACGACGACCTTGTCGCTGATCGGGCAGGGCGTGCCGGTCGACCTCGTCTTCCAGTCGGTCGCCGGCACCGAGGCCGCCAACCGCAGCTTCGGCGTCGACCTCGCGCTTTTGAAGGAAGCGCATGAAGCCGGGCTGTCGCTGGGACGCGGCAGCGTCGGGCAGAACGTGATGTATTTCGAGACCGGGCAGGGCTCGGCGTTGTCGGCGGGTGCCCATCACGGCGTCGACCAGCAGACCTGCGAGGCGCGCGCCTACGCGGTCGCCCGGG comes from Bradyrhizobium sp. CCGE-LA001 and encodes:
- a CDS encoding ethanolamine ammonia-lyase subunit EutB, producing MVYRHTIDATSYAFLDLRDLLAKATPPRSGDRLAGIAAASAEQMIAARMALADVPLGRFLQEAVIPYEIDEVTRLVIDSHDAKAFAPVASLTVGAFRDWLLSDAATPDALKKLSPGLTPEMAAAVAKLMRNQDLILAARKCEVTTAFRNTIGLKGRLSTRLQPNHPFDDARGITASILDGILLGAGDACIGINPASDDPAIIGQLLRLLDEIIGRLNIPAQGCVLTHVTTTLSLIGQGVPVDLVFQSVAGTEAANRSFGVDLALLKEAHEAGLSLGRGSVGQNVMYFETGQGSALSAGAHHGVDQQTCEARAYAVARAFAPLLVNSVVGFIGPEYLYDGKEIIRAGLEDHFCGKLLGLPLGVDICYTNHAEADQDDMDNLLTLLAAAGVTFIMGVPGADDVMLNYQSTSFHDALYVRDVFSLRRAPEFDDWLVQAGIAGADFRIAGDAGLLPDFAARLIA
- a CDS encoding methyl-accepting chemotaxis protein, with protein sequence MPSDRSGNAAGLAGRFTLATKLYAIFALFALLTAAIAMLSDYNSRRNADLISATETANAAALNVERVNSLVYAVVMESRGIYMSTEPAVVKKYGEGLLKFNAQILDVVKRWETIVKADDAEQFATFKKRIEQFVEFRKELVRRGIEINAAAGREWGDNDANRSVRSALNKDLEALSKVYAERAKQIAQQTETNRTLSFVLTCLGGLALALVVIGIVIIARSIARPLSAITATIKQVADGTEDVVVPYSRRADEIGALARAIEVFQEAMGRNRNLASQVSNDSAAREERARHIETSVEAFREAIGAIMRGLSENASTMRETAQTITRVTADANNRAGMAANATEQASHNVTAVAGAAEELSASVEEIGRQVRQSAGAVEQTGQRTEKSISEIESLAAATQRIDGVLNLIQAIAEQTNLLALNATIEAARAGDAGRGFAVVAHEVKALAGQTAKATAEIGENVSMIQASTRNAVDAVREIGGAVREINEVTSAIAGAIGQQDQATREISSNAQSAAQGNETLVANITSLRDAIGETDTAASSVLTAASSLTETADTLSREVEKFFQNLRAGSGDGRIASAG